The Arachis hypogaea cultivar Tifrunner chromosome 14, arahy.Tifrunner.gnm2.J5K5, whole genome shotgun sequence genome has a segment encoding these proteins:
- the LOC112743036 gene encoding serine/threonine-protein phosphatase 7 long form homolog gives MRGHSTLLSALVELWRPEIHTFHLPVSEVMVTLEDVTYILGLPVNGESVTVRSDNSHQFLVENCIACFGWELGPQDHILGTVNLAWVWRYRDTESCDTQESVERYVRAHIFCVFGTVVFLDKSTTSLNSKFLPLLRDFHRIEGYSWGAASLAHLYRSLCRASRFNCKEMDGPLILFFVWPWERMLFLALVPHDQLVYVGIPLARRWSHWRRHKRYIRKPTAHFRRGLDDMGVDDFIWRPYMGVGVSDQLAVHLFMCST, from the exons ATGAGAGGCCATTCTACACTACTCAGTGCCTTGGTGGAACTATGGAGGCCGGAAATCCACACATTTCATCTACCGGTCAGTGAAGTGATGGTGACGCTAGAAGATGTGACGTATATTTTAGGCCTCCCGGTTAATGGGGAGTCTGTTACGGTTAGATCAGACAACAGTCACCAGTTTTTGGTGGAGAACTGCATCGCGTGTTTCGGTTGGGAGCTCGGTCCGCAAGATCACATCTTGGGTACGGTTAATCTTGCATGGGTCTGGCGGTACAGAGACACTGAGTCGTGTGACACGCAAGAGTCTGTTGAGCGGTATGTACGGGCTCACATTTTCTGCGTGTTCGGAACGGTTGTGTTTCTGGATAAGTCGACCACTTCACTGAACTCGAAGTTTCTGCCTCTACTTCGGGATTTCCACCGGATAGAAGGATACAGTTGGGGGGCAGCCAGTCTGGCACATTTATACAGATCGTTGTGTCGTGCATCACGATTCAACTGTAAAGAGATGGATGGACCACTTATACTATTTTTTGTTTGGCCATGGGAGCGTATGCTGTTCCTGGCGCTTGTTCCCCACGATCAGCTCGTTTATGTTGGGATTCCACTTGCACGACG GTGGAGTCATTGGCGCCGGCATAAAAGATATATACGAAAGCCTACTGCGCATTTTAGGCGAGGACTCGATGACATGGGAGTCGACGAT TTTATATGGCGGCCGTATATGGGAGTGGGGGTTTCGGATCAGCTCGCTGTCCATTTGTTTATGTGCTCCACATAG